The sequence below is a genomic window from Thioclava nitratireducens.
AATTTCGTTCTGTCGAAAATTTAGCGCCATGCGGCCTCCTTGGAAGTCCCCTGCCACAGCTTCACGCCCGTGTCACGCCCGTGTCGCCCGGGCGCTTCGCGCGATTTGCGGGATCGCGCTATTACCCGCGAAAATCCAGAAAAACGCCGAAAAACGATCAAAAACGAAAAAACTTTTGACAGAAAGTAACGAATCGCTCACGTTTGTAGGCGCAGCGAGGGAGGATCGTCTGTGCCAGCTTTCGAAAATAACGACCGGGTGACCGATCTTTTCGTGATCGGCGGCGGCATCAACGGGTGCGGTATCGCCCGGGACGCTGCGGGGCGCGGACTGTCGGTTACGCTTGCGGAAATGGGCGATCTCGCGCAGGCGACCTCGTCTTCGTCGACCAAATTGTTCCATGGTGGCTTGCGCTATCTCGAGTTTTTCGAATTCAGGCTGGTGCGCGAGGCGTTGCGCGAACGCGAAGTACTCCTGAACGCCATGCCCCATATCAGCTGGCCGATGCGTTTCGTGCTGCCCTACAGCGCCGACATGCGTTTCGAGAGCGACACGCCCACGTCGCGTCTGCTCTCGCGGATCATGCCCTGGATGAAAGGGCGCCGCCCGGCCTGGCTCATTCGGCTGGGCCTTTTTCTTTACGACCATCTTGGCGGGCGCAATCTGCTTCCCGGAACGGAAACTCTCGATCTTTCCGAGGACGAGGCGGGTCGACCGCTGCAAGAGCGGTTCCGTCTTGCCTACGAGTATTCGGATTGCTGGGTTCAGGATGCGCGTCTGGTCGTCTTGAACGCCCGGGATGCGGAGGCGCGCGGCGCCACGATCCTGACCCGCACGAAGGTCGTCGCAGCCGAACGGCGCGACGGGGTTTGGCATGTCACCACCGAAGGCAGGGAAGGGCGTCGCGAACACTACGCCCGCGCGCTGGTGAATGCCGGGGGGCCCTGGGTCGAGAACGTGATCACCAACACGGTGCGGATCAACACGCGGGAGTCGATCCGCTTGGTCCGTGGAAGCCATATCGTCACGCGCAAGCTCTACGACCATGACCGCTGCTATTTCTTCCAGGGCGAGGATGGCCGGATTTGTTTCGCGATCCCCTACGAGCAGGATTTCACGCTTATCGGTACCACGGATCAGGATCATCAGGGGCCGCCGGGCGAAGCCGTCTGCACCGACGCCGAGAAAGATTATCTCTGCGCCTTCGTGTCGAATTATTTCAAGACGCCGGTGACCCGGGACGACATCGTCTGGACCTATTCGGGCGTGCGGCCGCTCTATAATGACGGGGCGTCTTCGGCGACGGCGGCGACGCGCGACTACGTGCTCTCGCTGGACGATCAGGCGGGGCTTCCGCTGCTCAACGTGTTCGGTGGAAAGATCACGACCTATCGCCGCTTGGCCGAAGGCGCGCTGGCAAAGCTCGCGCATTATTTCCCGGATATGCCCGGGGAATGGACTGCGCGCGCATCCTTGCCGGGCGGAGAGTTCGCGCCGACCGAGACCGATCGAATTCTTGGCGAAATCATGCGCGAGTATCCGTTCCTGGATTCGGCATGGGCGGAGCGGATGCTGCGTCATTACGGGCTCGATACGCGCGAAATCCTTGGCGATGCGAAATCGGCAGAGGATCTCGGACAGGATTTCGGCGCGACGCTCCGTGCTGCCGAGGTCGACTGGCTGATGAAGAAGGAATGGGCGCAGACCGCCGACGATATCGTCTGGCGCCGGACCAAGCTCGGGCTCCGTCTGAGCGCATCCGAGATCGAAACATTGGCCGAATACACGAAAGCACGAGTTGCGGATCAGCAGGGCGCGGGTAGCGGAATGAGGGGGCAGGCATGACACTGGAGTTGAAAGGCGTCGAGCGAGTAGTCGATGGGCGGACCCATATCCACCCGACCGATCTCGTCTTGCAGAAGGGCACGATGAACGTGCTTCTCGGGCCGACGCTGGCGGGCAAGACGTCGCTGATGCGGCTTATGGCGGGGCTCGATGAGCCGAGCGCCGGCCGAGTCTTCTGGGAGGGCGAGGACGTCACCGGCGCGCGGGTGCAGGACCGCAAGGTGGCGATGGTCTACCAGCAATTCATCAACTACCCGGCGATGAGTGTCTACGACAACATCGCCTCGCCGCTGCGACTGCAGAAGCGCGAGGCCTCCGAGATCGACCGGCGCGTCCGCGAGACCGCCGAGATGATGAAGCTGACGCCGATGCTCGAGCGCAAACCGCTGGAGCTGTCGGGCGGCCAGCAGCAACGCTGCGCGCTGGCGCGGGCGCTCGTAAAAGGCGCGGGGCTCGTGCTGCTCGACGAACCGCTGGCCAATCTCGACTACAAGCTCCGCGAAGAGTTGCGTGTCGAAATTCCGAAAATCTTCGAAGCTTCCGGCGCGATCTTCGTCTACGCCACGACCGAGCCGGAAGAGGCACTGCTGCTCGGTGGCAATACCGCGACGCTCTGGGAGGGGCGGATCACGCAGTTCGGCCCGACCGCCGAGGTCTACCGCCAGCCGCGCGACCAGATTACGGCGCGGGTCTTCTCGGATCCGCCGATGAATTTCGTCGACGTCGCGCGCGACGGTCACCGTCTCGTTTTCGGCGGAGAGGCGCGCTGGCCGGCCGACGGCGGTTTCGCGCAGCTCGAGGCAGGGCGCTACATCGCCGGCTTCCGGCCCAATCACGTCCACCTGGCGCGCGAGGGCGGGGATGGCAACGCGCTCGAATTCCGCTGCCAGCTGACCGGCACCGAGGTGACGGGATCGGAGACTTATCTGCATCTGCGTCACGGCGACCAGTCCTGGGTCGCCTTGATCCCTGGCGTCTATGACCTCGGCACGGGCGACGAAGTGGTGATCGCGGTAGATACCGATCGGATTTACCTGTTCTCAGAGGACGGATCTCTGGCGGTTCCGGCCGCATATGCGCAGGCGGCTTGAGGGGGAAGACAATGGCACAAATCACTTTGAACAATCTTGCGCATAGTTATCTGCCCGATCCGAGTTCGGAGGATGACTGGGCGCTCAAACCCTTCGATCATATCTGGGACGACGGCGGCGCCTATGCGCTTCTGGGATCCTCGGGCTGCGGAAAATCTACACTTCTCAACATCATCTCGGGACTGCTGCAACCTTCGCAGGGACGGATCCTTTTCGACGGAAAGGACGTCACCCACGCAGCGACGGCGGAACGAAATATCGCTCAGGTGTTCCAGTTTCCCGTCGTCTACGACACGATGACGGTGCGCGACAACCTAGCCTTTCCCCTGAAAAATCGCGGCATGAGAGCCGATTACATCAAGGCGCGGGTCGACCAGATCGCCGCTATGATCGGGATGGAGGAGGTGCTTTCGCGCAAGGCACGCGGCCTGACAGCGGACGCCAAGCAGAAGATCAGCCTCGGGCGCGGCATGGTGCGCGAGGACGTCAATGCGATCCTCTTCGACGAGCCGCTGACCGTCATCGACCCGCATATGAAGTTCGAACTCCGCACGCAGCTGAAAGCGCTTCATCGCGAGTTCGGGCACACGATGATCTACGTCACCCATGACCAGACAGAGGCGCTGACCTTCGCCGACAAGGTGGTCGTGATGTCCGAAGGCCGGGTCGTGCAGATGGGAACGCCGAAGGAATTGTTCGAGCGGCCCGCGCATACATTCGTGGGTTACTTCATTGGCTCTCCCGGAATGAATTTCCTAGAGGCCAAGGTGTCGGGATCGCGGGCCGTCATCGACGGCTACGAGATCCCGCTGGGCGCGGCCTATTCGAATGGGCCATTGGAAGGTCGCGTCCAGCTTGGCATCCGTCCGGAATTCTGTGCGCTCTCGGATGAGGGAGATGGTCTGCCGGTGCAGATCGAGCGCGTCGAGGATGTCGGACGCCACCGGATCGTCCGGGCCCGGGCTGCCGGGACGGAGCTGAATATCTCCGTGCCCGAGGGGGCGCCGGTGCCCGCAGATGCGAACCGGCTGATCCTCGCACCCGAACAGATCAACATTTACGCCGACAATTGGCGCGTCGCACCGATCGGGGAGGCAAGCTGATGGAAAAGACACAGAATAACCGCGCTTGGTGGCTGGTTCTGCCGGTCCTGTTGCTGGTCGCCTTCTCGGCGGTGATCCCACTGATGACAGTGGTGAATTATTCGGTTCAGGACACGTTCGGAAACAACGTCTTCTTCTGGGCCGGGCTCGAATGGTTCGATGAGATGCTGCATTCGGATCGCATGTGGAACGCGCTCGGGCGGCAGACGATGTTCTCGGCGATCATCCTCGCGATCGAGGTGCCGCTCGGGGTGTTCGTTGCGCTCAACATGCCCAAGCGTGGTGCCTGGGCCTCGTTCTGCCTGGTGACGATGGCGCTGCCGTTGCTGATCCCGTTCAACGTGGTCGGCACGATCTGGCAGATTTTCGGGCGCGTGGATATCGGTCTCCTGGGATATTCGCTCGACGCGATGGGGATCGACTACAACTACACCGCAAATGTCCGCGATGCCTGGATCACCATCGTTGTGATGGATGTCTGGCACTGGACGTCGCTGGTCGCGCTTCTGGCCTATGCCGGGCTGCAATCCATTCCGGACGCCTACTACCAGGCGGCCAAGATCGATCAGGCGAGCCGCTGGAAGATCTTCCGCTACATCGAGCTGCCGAAGATGCAGGGCGTGCTGACCATCGCGATCCTGCTGCGCTTCATGGACAGTTTCAAGATTTACACCGAACCCTTCGTCGTCACCGGCGGCGGCCCCGGCAACTCCACCACCTTCCTGTCGATCGACCTCGTGAAGATGGCGCTGGGGCAGTTCGACCTCGGTCCCGCCGCGGCCTACTCGCTGATGTATTTCCTCGTGATCCTGTTGGTGAGCTGGGCCTTCTACACGGTGATGACCAATATCGAGAAGTCGGAGGGCAAGTGATGCGACTGAAATCACAACCGATCGTCATGGCGCTTTACCTGCTGTTCCTGATGATCCCGATCTACTGGCTTCTGAACATGAGCCTGAAGACCAACGAGGAGATCCTGTCGAGCTTTTCGCTCTGGCCGCACGATCTGACTTTCGCAAACTACGTCAAGATCTTCACCGATCCGAGCTGGTACATGGGCTATGTCAATTCGCTCATCTACGTGGTCCAGAACACGGTGATTTCGATCACCGTCGCGCTGCCTGCCGCCTACGCGTTCTCGCGCTACAACTTCATGGGCGACAAACACCTGTTCTTCTGGTTGCTGACGAACCGGATGGCGCCGCCCGCGGTTTTCGCCCTGCCGTTCTTCCAGCTTTATTCCTCGATCGGGCTGTTCGACACGCATATCGCGGTGGCGCTGGCGCACACGCTGTTCAACGTGCCCCTCGCAGTCTGGATTCTCGAAGGCTTCATGCGCGGGGTTCCGAAGGAGATCGACGAGACCGCCTATATCGACGGCTATTCCTTCGGGCGTTTCTTCATCAAGATCTTCATGCCGCTTATCGCATCCGGCATCGGGGTCGCTGCCTTCTTCTGTTTCATGTTCTCCTGGGTCGAGCTGCTGCTGTCGCGCACGCTGACATCGGTCGCGGCCAAGCCGATTGGGGCGACCATGACCCGTACCGTCTCCGCTTCGGGGGTGGATTGGGGGCTGCTCGCAGCCGCTGGGGTTCTCACCATCATTCCCGGGGCGCTCGTGATCTATTTCGTGCGCAACTACATCGCCAAGGGCTTCGCCCTGGGCCGCGTCTGAGGAGGTAGCACTATGAGCTGGATGGCATGGACATGGCCGACCGCATTATTCTTCGCGGTGATTGCGCTCTTGTTGGTGATCTTCACCGTGATCGGGGTCAAACGTCCCGAGACGCCGCGCGTCGGCATCCTTCGTATCGAGACGACCCGGGGCGACCGGCTGTTCATCAGCCTGCTCGGGGCGGCTTTCATCAATCTGATCTGGCTGGGCATGGCGGGAGCGCCGGTCTGGGGCGGGCTGATCCTCAGCTTCGTCTGGGCGGCGGCCGTGTTCCGCTGGGTCTGATCCAAGACAAACAACGCAAAAACTCAGGGAGGAGAAACTATGAGACTGCGTTTAACTACCGCGATGGCGCTTGCGCTAATGGTCGCGTCACCAGCCTTGGCCGACATGGAGGCGGGCAAGCAGTTCCTCGAGCAGGAAATCGGCGACATGACGACACTGTCGCAAGCCGATGCCGAAAAGGAACTGCAATGGTTCGTCGACGCGGCGAAGCCCTATCAGGGCATGGAGATCCACGTGGTCTCGGAATCGCTCACGACCCACGCCTACGAGTCGAAGACGCTCGCGCCGTGGTTCGAGAAGATCACCGGGATAAAGGTGATCCATGACGTGATTCAGGAAGGCGACGTCGTCGAGAAGATCCAGACCCAGATGCAGACGGGCGAGAATATCTACGACGCCTATGTCAACGACTCCGATTTCATCGGGACGCACTGGCGCTATGGTCAGGTTCGCGATCTGACCGATTGGATGGAAGGCGACGGCAAAGCGGTCACCGATCCCTATTTCGACCTCGAGGATTTCATCGGCCTCAGCTTCACCACCGGGCCGGACGGCAAGCTCTACCAGCTGCCCGACCAGCAATTCGCGAACCTCTACTGGTTCCGCTACGACTGGTTCAACGACGAGAAGACCAAGAAGGACTTCAAGGACGAATACGGCTACGATCTCGGCGTGCCCGTGAACTGGTCGGCCTATGAGGATATCGCCAAGTTCTTCACCGGGCGCGACATGTCCTATATCGGCGGTCCGAAGAAGGTCTATGGCAACATGGACTATGGCAAGAAGGACCCCTCGCTCGGCTGGCGCTTCACCGATGCGTGGCTGTCGATGGCCGGCGAAGGCGACAAGGGCCTACCGAACGGCAAGCCGGTCGACGAATGGGGCATCCGCGTTAACGAGCAGGATCAGCCGATCGGCTCCTGCGTCGATCGTGGCGGCGCGACCAACGGTCCGGCGGCGGTTTACGCCGTGCAGAAATATATCGACTGGCTGAAGAACTATGCTCCGCCGTCTGCCGAAGGCATGACCTTCTCCGAGGCAGGTCCGGTTCCGGCACAGGGCGAGGTCGCTCAGCAGGCTTTCTGGTATACGGCCTTCACCGCCGACATGGTGAAGAAGGGTCTGCCCGTCGTGAACGAGGATGGTACGCCGAAATGGCGCATGGCACCGTCCCCGCATGGCGCCTACTGGGAGAAGGGCATGAAGCTCGGCTACCAGGACGTGGGTTCGTGGACGCTGATGAAATCGACTCCGCTCGAGCGGGCACAGGCCGCGTGGCTCTATGCTCAGTTTGTGACGTCCAAACTCGTCGACGTGAAGAAGAGCCAAGTGGGTCTGACCTTCATTCGTGAAAGCACGATTCAGGACAAGAGCTTCACCGATCGCGCGCCCGACCTGGGCGGTCTGATCGAATTCTACCGCTCGCCCGCCCGCGTTCAGTGGACGCCTACGGGCACCAACGTGCCGGATTATCCGAAACTGGCGCAGCTGTGGTGGCAGAATATCGGGGATGCGTCCTCGGGTGCGAAAACCGTGCAGGAAGCCATGGACTCGCTCTGCGAAGCACAGGAAAAGGTGCTCGAGCGTCTCGAGCGTGCGGGTGTCCAAGGCGACAAGGGTCCGAAAATGGCCGAGAAGCACGATCTCGAATGGTGGCATAACTATTCGGTCGAGCATGGCTCGCAATCGCCCAAGCTGAAGCTGGACAACGAGAGCGAAAAGCCGATCACCGTCGATTACGACGAGCTCGTGAAAAGCTGGAATGAATAACTGAAACGAGGCGAGGCGGTGCCGCGGCATCGCCTCGTTCTCTTTCTCGCCATGCCCTGGATGGAGAGGTCATCGCCAGAAAGAGAACGGTAGGATTGATGGCGAGCTATATTCTGGCAATCGACCAAGGCACCACGTCGTCGCGGGCGATCGTCTTTGACGGCGCGCTGCGCCCGGTGGCGAGCGCGCAGCAGGAATTCACGCAGCATTTCCCGCGTTCGGGCTGGGTGGAGCACGATGCCGAGGAAATCTGGGAGAGCGTGCTGACGACCGTGCGCGGCGCCATCGAGAAGGCCGGTGTGACCGCGGCGGACATCTCCGGCATCGGCATCACCAACCAGCGCGAGACGACGCTGGTCTGGGACCGCGAGAGCGGCAAGCCGATCCATAACGCCATTGTCTGGCAGGACCGCCGCACCGCCGAATTCTGCCGCACCCTGCGCGAGGACGGGTTCGAGGAGACCGTGACCGCGCGCACCGGGCTGATCATCGATCCCTATTTCTCGGCCACGAAACTGCGCTGGCTTCTGGAGAATGTCGACGGCGCGCGGGATAAGGCCGAGGCGGGCAAGCTCGCCTTCGGGACCATCGACAGCTGGCTGATCTGGAAACTGACGGGCGGCACCTCGCATGTCACTGATGCCACGAATGCCGCGCGCACGATGCTCTACGATATCGCGAAAGGGCGCTGGTCGACGACCATCGCGAAGAAACTCGGCGTGCCGATGGAGATGCTGCCGGAAGTGAAGGATTGCGCGGCGGAGTTCGGTGTCACGCAAGCGGACCTGTTCGGCGCGGAAATCCCGATCCTCGGCGTCGCGGGCGACCAGCAGGCGGCGACGGTTGGGCAGGCCTGCTTCAAGCCGGGGATGCTGAAATCGACCTACGGCACG
It includes:
- a CDS encoding ABC transporter ATP-binding protein; this encodes MAQITLNNLAHSYLPDPSSEDDWALKPFDHIWDDGGAYALLGSSGCGKSTLLNIISGLLQPSQGRILFDGKDVTHAATAERNIAQVFQFPVVYDTMTVRDNLAFPLKNRGMRADYIKARVDQIAAMIGMEEVLSRKARGLTADAKQKISLGRGMVREDVNAILFDEPLTVIDPHMKFELRTQLKALHREFGHTMIYVTHDQTEALTFADKVVVMSEGRVVQMGTPKELFERPAHTFVGYFIGSPGMNFLEAKVSGSRAVIDGYEIPLGAAYSNGPLEGRVQLGIRPEFCALSDEGDGLPVQIERVEDVGRHRIVRARAAGTELNISVPEGAPVPADANRLILAPEQINIYADNWRVAPIGEAS
- a CDS encoding carbohydrate ABC transporter permease; translated protein: MEKTQNNRAWWLVLPVLLLVAFSAVIPLMTVVNYSVQDTFGNNVFFWAGLEWFDEMLHSDRMWNALGRQTMFSAIILAIEVPLGVFVALNMPKRGAWASFCLVTMALPLLIPFNVVGTIWQIFGRVDIGLLGYSLDAMGIDYNYTANVRDAWITIVVMDVWHWTSLVALLAYAGLQSIPDAYYQAAKIDQASRWKIFRYIELPKMQGVLTIAILLRFMDSFKIYTEPFVVTGGGPGNSTTFLSIDLVKMALGQFDLGPAAAYSLMYFLVILLVSWAFYTVMTNIEKSEGK
- the glpK gene encoding glycerol kinase GlpK, yielding MASYILAIDQGTTSSRAIVFDGALRPVASAQQEFTQHFPRSGWVEHDAEEIWESVLTTVRGAIEKAGVTAADISGIGITNQRETTLVWDRESGKPIHNAIVWQDRRTAEFCRTLREDGFEETVTARTGLIIDPYFSATKLRWLLENVDGARDKAEAGKLAFGTIDSWLIWKLTGGTSHVTDATNAARTMLYDIAKGRWSTTIAKKLGVPMEMLPEVKDCAAEFGVTQADLFGAEIPILGVAGDQQAATVGQACFKPGMLKSTYGTGCFALLNTGDQMVRSENRLLTTIAYQLDGKVTYALEGSIFVAGAVVQWLRDGLKIIEAADQTQALAEQSDPEQDVIIVPAFTGLGAPYWNPDCRGAVFGLTRSSGPAEFARAALESVGFQTRDLLEAMQADWSDDARPTLRVDGGMTASDWAMQFLSDILGAPVDRPEVLETTALGAAWLAGYRAGLYPEPEEFAKGWALDRNFAPQMDEATREARYAAWKKAVEATIAAARPV
- a CDS encoding DUF2160 domain-containing protein, producing MSWMAWTWPTALFFAVIALLLVIFTVIGVKRPETPRVGILRIETTRGDRLFISLLGAAFINLIWLGMAGAPVWGGLILSFVWAAAVFRWV
- the glpD gene encoding glycerol-3-phosphate dehydrogenase — encoded protein: MPAFENNDRVTDLFVIGGGINGCGIARDAAGRGLSVTLAEMGDLAQATSSSSTKLFHGGLRYLEFFEFRLVREALREREVLLNAMPHISWPMRFVLPYSADMRFESDTPTSRLLSRIMPWMKGRRPAWLIRLGLFLYDHLGGRNLLPGTETLDLSEDEAGRPLQERFRLAYEYSDCWVQDARLVVLNARDAEARGATILTRTKVVAAERRDGVWHVTTEGREGRREHYARALVNAGGPWVENVITNTVRINTRESIRLVRGSHIVTRKLYDHDRCYFFQGEDGRICFAIPYEQDFTLIGTTDQDHQGPPGEAVCTDAEKDYLCAFVSNYFKTPVTRDDIVWTYSGVRPLYNDGASSATAATRDYVLSLDDQAGLPLLNVFGGKITTYRRLAEGALAKLAHYFPDMPGEWTARASLPGGEFAPTETDRILGEIMREYPFLDSAWAERMLRHYGLDTREILGDAKSAEDLGQDFGATLRAAEVDWLMKKEWAQTADDIVWRRTKLGLRLSASEIETLAEYTKARVADQQGAGSGMRGQA
- a CDS encoding ABC transporter substrate-binding protein translates to MRLRLTTAMALALMVASPALADMEAGKQFLEQEIGDMTTLSQADAEKELQWFVDAAKPYQGMEIHVVSESLTTHAYESKTLAPWFEKITGIKVIHDVIQEGDVVEKIQTQMQTGENIYDAYVNDSDFIGTHWRYGQVRDLTDWMEGDGKAVTDPYFDLEDFIGLSFTTGPDGKLYQLPDQQFANLYWFRYDWFNDEKTKKDFKDEYGYDLGVPVNWSAYEDIAKFFTGRDMSYIGGPKKVYGNMDYGKKDPSLGWRFTDAWLSMAGEGDKGLPNGKPVDEWGIRVNEQDQPIGSCVDRGGATNGPAAVYAVQKYIDWLKNYAPPSAEGMTFSEAGPVPAQGEVAQQAFWYTAFTADMVKKGLPVVNEDGTPKWRMAPSPHGAYWEKGMKLGYQDVGSWTLMKSTPLERAQAAWLYAQFVTSKLVDVKKSQVGLTFIRESTIQDKSFTDRAPDLGGLIEFYRSPARVQWTPTGTNVPDYPKLAQLWWQNIGDASSGAKTVQEAMDSLCEAQEKVLERLERAGVQGDKGPKMAEKHDLEWWHNYSVEHGSQSPKLKLDNESEKPITVDYDELVKSWNE
- a CDS encoding carbohydrate ABC transporter permease, which translates into the protein MRLKSQPIVMALYLLFLMIPIYWLLNMSLKTNEEILSSFSLWPHDLTFANYVKIFTDPSWYMGYVNSLIYVVQNTVISITVALPAAYAFSRYNFMGDKHLFFWLLTNRMAPPAVFALPFFQLYSSIGLFDTHIAVALAHTLFNVPLAVWILEGFMRGVPKEIDETAYIDGYSFGRFFIKIFMPLIASGIGVAAFFCFMFSWVELLLSRTLTSVAAKPIGATMTRTVSASGVDWGLLAAAGVLTIIPGALVIYFVRNYIAKGFALGRV
- a CDS encoding ABC transporter ATP-binding protein → MTLELKGVERVVDGRTHIHPTDLVLQKGTMNVLLGPTLAGKTSLMRLMAGLDEPSAGRVFWEGEDVTGARVQDRKVAMVYQQFINYPAMSVYDNIASPLRLQKREASEIDRRVRETAEMMKLTPMLERKPLELSGGQQQRCALARALVKGAGLVLLDEPLANLDYKLREELRVEIPKIFEASGAIFVYATTEPEEALLLGGNTATLWEGRITQFGPTAEVYRQPRDQITARVFSDPPMNFVDVARDGHRLVFGGEARWPADGGFAQLEAGRYIAGFRPNHVHLAREGGDGNALEFRCQLTGTEVTGSETYLHLRHGDQSWVALIPGVYDLGTGDEVVIAVDTDRIYLFSEDGSLAVPAAYAQAA